The sequence below is a genomic window from Rhodothermales bacterium.
GCATGATGTCCGCCGTTGATGATGTTCATCATCGGCACCGGCAGGCGGGAGGCATTGGCGCCGCCGATGTACCGGTAGAGGGGGAGCCCGAGCGTATCCGCTGCGGCGCGGGCGACGGCGAGCGATACGCCGAGGATGGCGTTGGCGCCGAGCCGGCCCTTGTTCTCGGTGCCGTCGAGTTCGATCAGCCGCGCATCGATCTGCTTCTGCTCGAAGACGCTCCAGCCGGCCAGTTCAGACTCGATCACATCGTTCACGTTGGCAACGGCCTTCAATACCCCTTTGCCCAGGTATTTGGACTTGTCGCCGTCGCGGAGTTCGACGGCTTCATGGATACCTGTCGAGGCGCCGCTCGGAACCGCGGCGCGGCCGAGCACGCCTTCTTCCGTGATGACATCGACTTCTACGGTCGGGTTGCCTCGGCTGTCGAGGATCTGGCGCGCACGGATACTATCAATCGTTGGCATGTGAAGGTTAATGCGTCTTGGCGGTGAATGATACTGGATGAACAGGGCATAAAAAAACAGCCGGCGGTCTCAAAACACACCGGCTGTAAGGTACCTATTTTCTACAAAAGGTGATCAATTCGGCGATCGAACTTTTGTTGATTCGTTGATCCAGGAATAGCACCCTTGATTAACCATGTAGGTGTCTCCGGGTTTCCAGGACTCGAAGAAGAGGTCTTCGGCCGTCGGGAAGAGCGGCTGATAGGTCCGGATCGCGCTGTTGACCGTCGCGGACAGCGAGGAGTCGGCCTGGCGGGCCCGCTCCATGTAGTCGACGACGAGCCAGTACACCGCGCGGTCCTTGCGTTCCATGTTGCCGCCGCACTCGCGGATGGCGCTGGCGTACAGATCGCCGATCGCCTTGATGGCGCGGCCGAACGACGGGTCTTCCTGCAGCGCGCGGCGGTAGTAGGTGCGCGCGCGGGCGTACTGCTCGAGCTGCTGGGCGGCGATGCCGAGGTTGTAGTTGATCTCGCGGCCATACTGCGGGCCGTCGGCGCCGGAAAGCGCGCGCTCGAGGTAATCGATGGCCTCGGAAGCGTCGCCGTCTTCCAGCTTCATGACGCCGATCTCCATGAGCACCTTCGCCGAGGGCGACACGTCGAGCATCTGCTCGAGCATGCCGAAGAGCTTGTCGCGCTCCTCCAGCTCCTTGTAGATGTCGATCAACTCGTCGATGATCTTCTCATCGCCCGGGTTTTTCTCCAGCTGCGTTTCCAGGAAGGCCATCCGCTCTTCGGGGTTGTCGAAGAGGCGGTTGCGCCAGTCGGCCACGATCTGCATCGTTTCGGCGTCGTCACCGAACTGCGATTCGACGTTCTCCATGAAGTCGATCGCCTCCTGCTTCATGTCCTGGCTGGCGAAGTCGGTGATGATCACGTTGATGTAGTAGGGACGCGGGCTGAGCAAGGACGGCTCGGTCTCATACACGCTGCGGTACAGTCCGCCCACTTCGCCCTGGAGGTCGGGCAGTTCGGCCGCGTGTTTCTGGATGAAGCGGCCCTTGTTCAGGATCCATTCCGCTTCGCTGAAATCGGCGCCTACTTCCTGCAGCACGGCCGGCGCCGTGTCGAAGTAATACAGGGCGGTATCCAGGAGGGCACGGACCATGGCCTGGTCCGAAGCTTCGGCGGCAAGCGCCTCATAAAGCTGTTCGGCGCGCTCGAAGTTCTTGTCCGTCAACTTGCCGGGGCCCTGGTAGGCGGGGGCGCATTTGAGGA
It includes:
- a CDS encoding tetratricopeptide repeat protein yields the protein MQTPALAQECSDPPDANEQAMNYSLYWESFKNKDYASSLPYLKWILKCAPAYQGPGKLTDKNFERAEQLYEALAAEASDQAMVRALLDTALYYFDTAPAVLQEVGADFSEAEWILNKGRFIQKHAAELPDLQGEVGGLYRSVYETEPSLLSPRPYYINVIITDFASQDMKQEAIDFMENVESQFGDDAETMQIVADWRNRLFDNPEERMAFLETQLEKNPGDEKIIDELIDIYKELEERDKLFGMLEQMLDVSPSAKVLMEIGVMKLEDGDASEAIDYLERALSGADGPQYGREINYNLGIAAQQLEQYARARTYYRRALQEDPSFGRAIKAIGDLYASAIRECGGNMERKDRAVYWLVVDYMERARQADSSLSATVNSAIRTYQPLFPTAEDLFFESWKPGDTYMVNQGCYSWINESTKVRSPN